The following are encoded together in the Scomber japonicus isolate fScoJap1 chromosome 20, fScoJap1.pri, whole genome shotgun sequence genome:
- the LOC128381073 gene encoding microfibril-associated glycoprotein 4-like: MDSAGGGWTVFQRRMDGSVNFYRPWDHYKKGFGSAAGEYWLGLESLFHLTLRKKVELRVDMEDFSGNKVFARYSSFSIDPESHGYRLHVSGFTDGGARDSLSVHNGQKFSTFDKDQDSHSSINCARQFLGAFWYYNCHDSNPNGVYRWGADATINAVGVEWQHWKGNNYSLKTISMKIRPVQ, translated from the exons ATGGACTCAGCAGGAGGAGGCTGGACG gtgttccagaggaggatGGACGGCTCGGTGAACTTCTACAGGCCCTGGGATCACTACAAGAAGGGCTTTGGTAGCGCTGCTGGAGAGTACTGGCTGG gcctgGAGAGTCTCTTCCATCTGACTCTGAGGAAAAAGGTCGAGCTTCGTGTCGACATGGAGGACTTCAGTGGGAACAAAGTGTTTGCTCGTTACTCCTCGTTCTCCATCGACCCAGAGTCCCACGGATACAGACTGCATGTGTCTGGATTCACTGATGGAGGAGCAA gAGACTCCCTGAGTGTTCACAACGGACAGAAGTTCTCCACCTTCGACAAAGACCAGGACTCTCACAGCAGCATTAACTGTGCCAGACAGTTCCTGGGGGCGTTCTGGTACTACAACTGTCACGATTCAAACCCTAACGGTGTTTATCGCTGGGGGGCTGATGCCACTATCAATGCTGTAGGAGTGGAGTGGCAACACTGGAAGGGTAATAACTACTCCCTG